From Candidatus Binatia bacterium:
GCGGCGCTGGCGCTGCGCCTGGCGTTCGTGCGCTGGCTCACGGTGCCCGCGCCGCAAATCTACGCCGACGCGATGTGGTACCACGCCGCCGCGGAGCAGCTCGCGGCCGGGCTCGGCTACATCCATCACTTGACGCGACAGCCGACAGCCGCCTGGCCGCCGGGTTATCCTGCGATCCTCGCAGCCGTCTATCGCGTGTTCGGCTCCGACCCGTCACGGGCCTATCTGCTCAACGTCGTTGCGGGGACGGCGACGTGCTGGGTGGCCGGTCGCATCGCGGTGGCAGTCTCGAGACCGGCAGCCGCTGCGGTCACGGTCGCGCTCGTCGCACTGTTCCCGAGCCAGCTGCTTTTCTGTTCGCTCGTGATGAGCGAGACGGTGTTCACGCTGCTGCTTTGCATCCTGGTGCTCGCGGCGATCCTGCTCGTGCAGAACAGTGGCGCGCGACTCGACGGGCGCGCGCTACGCGGCTGGATCGTCTGGGGAATCGGCGTCGGCCTCGCCTCGCTGGTTCGCGCCGAGGCTGTCGTCCTCCTGCTCGTGCCTCCGCTCGTGCTGGTTACCACCAGCAACGTGAAGCATGGGGAGGCGACCAGCACGATAGATCCTCGCACTGCGGCGTCGCGCGCCGGCGCGGCCTTGGCGTTATTTCTCCTGACAGCCATCGGTGCGGCCACTGCCGAGCTGCCGTGGCTCGTTCGCAACGCGCTGCTGTTCGGACGCTTCGTTCCGGTCAGCACCAGTTTCGGCCGCACGCTGCTGATCGGGCACAATCCCGTCGCCGAAGGCGACATGAACCTTTACTCGCCGGATCCCGCAGCCGACCACCGCGATCTCGTCTCCGGCGGTGCGGCCGGCGAGCTTGCCGTCGACCAGCGGCGCGAAGCGGCGGCGCTCCAGTACATCCGCGAGCACCCCGGGCGCGAGATCGTCCTCGAAGGCAAGCGGCTTTTCCTCATGTATCGCGCCGACCGCGTGTGGGGAGAATGGTACCGCCCTGCACCCGGGTCGCCGGCGACGCCGTCCGTCGTCGATGCGCTGGGCCGCGCGAGCAACATATTCTATTGGGCCGTGCTGCTGCTTGCGGTGCCGGCTGCCGTCAGGATGCTGCGCGATCGCGACGGTCCGGAATTGGTGCTGATCGTCACGCTGCTGGTGTGGACGGCGTTTTTCGTGATCGTCCTTTACGGGTCCGAGCGCTTCCATTTTCCGCTGGTGCCGCTGCTGTGCGTGCTTGCCGCCGACACGATCGTCACGACGACTCGCCGCTTCGGCCTGCACCAGTGATCTCGATGTCGACGACGAGCCCGTGGTGGTCCGAGTACGGCTCGTCGGCCGCATCATTGAGGATCAGGCGCGTGCTCGAGCGCGCGGAGCAATTGCGTGGGAGCCGCGCGATCGCATAGTCGATCCACGCGGCGCTCGAACGCGTTGGATAGTTCGTGACGGCTCCGGTGCCCTGCGCATCCGTCGTCAGGTCGGTGCCGAGTGGAGCGACCAGCAGCGGGTATTCCTCGTCGGTCGCCGGAGTGTTGAGATCGCCGCAAACCAGGATCGGCGTAGCCGCGCCGATCTCGTCCATCCATCTGGCCAGCTCGCGAAGCTGCGCAACCCGCACCTGGCGGTACGGCTGGCCGGGATAGCGCGACTGCAGGTGCGTTGCCGCCAGGCAAAGGGGACCGCCGGGGCCGTCGAGCGCGACGAAAAGCGCTCCTTTTCCCGCTGCACCGTCGCCCTGCCACAGCTTCCACGCGGGTGCCTGCAGCGAATAGCGGCGAAAGCGCGGGCGCGCGGTTGCTCGCCAGTTTCCGTTGTCGCGCACGAGGCATAGCAAGCCTCCGGCTGCGACCGTCGCCGGCGCACGCACGAAGAACGGAAGATACGACGGCAGCTCGCGGCACAGCAGGCGCACCGAGCCGCCCCACGCTTCTTCGAACGTGACGAGGTCCGGCGCTTCGCGCGCGACTTGGGCGGCGATGCGACGAAGGCGCGCGCGACGCTTCCTTGTCAGTGGTGCAGGAAGACCGTGAACGTTCCACGCCAGCAGACGCAGGTTCACGGTGCTAGCCCGACCGCTCTCAGATGTGGATCGCGCGCCCGTCGACGCCGAGTGCCGCTTCCTTGATCGCTTCGGCCAGCGTCGGATGGGCATGGGCGGAGCGCGCGATGTCTTCTGCCGTCGCACCGAACTCGATCGCGACCGCGGCTTCGGCGATCAGCTCCGAGGCGTTCGCGCCGACGATGTGGATGCCGAGCACCGCATCGGTGGCCGCGTCGGCGACGATGCGCACGGCGCCGTCGGTCTCGCCGGTGCACCGCGCGCGCGGCGTCGCCGTGAACGGGAAGGTGCCGACCTTGACGTCGTGGCCTGCTGCGCGGGCGGCCTCCTCGCCGAGTCCCACCGTGGCCAGCTCCGGCCACGTGTAGACCACCGACGGGATTGCCGAGTAGTTGACGTGGCCTGCCACGCCCGCGATGCGCTCGACGCACGCGATGCCTTCTTCGGAAGCCTTGTGCGCGAGCATCGCGCCGGCGACGACGTCGCCGATTGCGAAAATGCCGGGTTTACTCGTCTCGAAATGCTCCGAGACGCGGATGCGGCCGCGCTCGTCCGCATCGATGCCGACCTCGGCCAGGGCGAGCCCGTCGGTGAACGCGCGTCTTCCGACGGCGACGAGCACGACGTCCCAGGTATCGTCGCTGCGCTTGCCGTCCTTGCCCTCGAGCGTGACCTTGACGCCCTTGCCGGAGACCGCGGCGGCCACTGCGCTGGTCTGCAGCAGGATCTCGATGCCCTGCTTCTTCAGCGAGCGCTCGAGAAGCTGGGCACTCCTGCGGTCGGTGCCGGGCACGATCTGGTCCATCAGCTCGACGATGCGAACGCTCGCGCCGAGGCGGCTCCAGACCGATCCGAGCTCCAGGCCGATGGCGCCGCCGCCGACGACGAGCATGCGCTGCGGCACGGCATCGAACGACAACGCTTCGGTGGAGTTCACGATGCGCTTGCCGTCCACCGGAAGATGCGCAAGCGAGATCGGTACGCTGCCGCTCGCAATGAGAATGTTCGCGGTTTCCAGCTCGGCGTCGTTCAGTCCCGTGACCTCGACGATGCCGTCGGGCGGCGCCGCCGCGATGGTCGCGTTGCCGTGCCAGACGTCGATCTTGTTCTTCTTCATCAGGCCCTGCACGCCGCGCGTCAGGCCGTCGACGACCGTGCGCTTTCGCGCCATCATCGCACCGAGATCCAGCGCAACGTCGCCGGCCTTGATGCCGTGCACGGCGAGGCCTTCGCGTGCCTGCGCGTACAGTTCGGAGGATTCGAGCAGCGCCTTGCTCGGGATGCAGCCGACGTTGAGGCAGGTGCCGCCGAGCGTGCCGTCTTTTTCGACGATCGCGGTCTTCAGGCCGAGCTGGGATGCGCGGATCGCGGCCTGGTATCCGCCCGGTCCGGCTCCGATGACGACGAGATCGTAACGCTGTCTGGCCATGTTTCCCCCGTTGGGGCAGCGAAACTGCCCGCTGCGGCGCGCAGGGCGCCGTCAGATCTCGAGCAGCAGTCGCGAAGGATCCTCGACACGCTCCTTGACGCGCACGAGGAAGGTGACGGCTTCGCGGCCGTCGACGAGGCGATGATCGTAGGAGAGAGCCACGTACATCATCGGCCGGATCACGATCTGGTCGGCAACGACGACAGGCCGCTTCTCGATCTTGTGCATCCCGAGAATGCCGCTCTGGGGCGGATTGAGGATCGGCGTCGACAGCAGCGACCCGAACACGCCGCCGTTGGAGATCGTGAACGTGCCGCCGGAAAGGTCGGCCACTTCGAGCTTGCCGTCACGGGCAAGGGCGGCCAGGCGCCCGATCTCGCGCTCGAGGCCGGCCAGCGTCATCGCGTCCGCGTTGCGGACGACCGGGACGACCAGTCCGCGCTCGGTCGATGCCGCAATGCCGAGATGCACGCTCTTCCTCGTTACAACCTCGTCGCCATCGATCTGCGCCGCGACCATCGGCACGTCGCGCAGCGCAAGGATGCATGCGCGCGCGAAGATCGACATGAACCCGAGCGAGACTCCATGGGCCTTCTGGAACGTTTCCTTGTGACGCGCGCGAAGCTCCATCGCGGCGCTCATGTCGATTTCGTTGAACGTCGTCAGGATCGCGGCGGTGTGCTGGGCCGCGACGAGGCGGTCGGCGATGGTGCGGCGAAGACGCGTCATGCGGGTGCGCTCTTCGCCGTCGTCGGCAGTAGAACGCTGCTGCACGGTCGCGGCGGGGGCCGGCGAAGGCGCAGCTTCGCGGCCCCGCGTTTCCACGGCGGCCGCAACGTCGCCCTTGGTCACGCGTCCGCCGGGGCCGGTTCCGCGTACGGAAGACGGATCGACGTCCTGCTCTTCGGCTGCACGCCGGGCGGCGCGGCCGAGGCGAGGAGCGGCCGAAGAAGCGGCCGCCGGTGAAGGCGTCGCCGCAGGCGGCGCAACCCTCGCGGCAGCGGCGCTCGCCGCAGCCGCAGCGGGAGCGGCAGCAGGCACAGCAGCAGGCATCGCAGAAGGCCCAGCCGTTGCCGGCGCCGCCTTTGCGCCCGCACTGTCCCGGCGCGCGGCCGCTGCCTTCGGGGCAGCCTTTGCGGCGTCTGCTTCCTCGATGCGGGCGAGCACTTCGCCGATCTTTACGACGGCGCCCTTGTCGCGAAGAATCCGCAGCACTCCGGCGGCGGGCGACGGCAACTCGACGGTGGTCTTGTCGGTTTCCAGCTCGACGATGATCTCGTCGACGGCCACGGCATCGCCGTCGGCTTTGCGCCACGCGAGGACCTCGGCCTCGGTGATCGACTCTCCGAGCTGCGGGACGACGACGTCAGCCGGCATGGCTCACCCACGAGACCGACTGTGCACGGCTCGGGCGAAACGCGTTGTCGAGCATCTGCCTCAGCTCGGCCTGGTGCTTCTTGTAGGAGCCGGTGGCGGGACTGGCCGCCGCTTCGCGGCCCACGTAGTAGAGCATGCGCTGGTCGTCGAAAATCATGTGGTTGCGATCGAAGATGAAGCGCCACGCGCCCATGTTCTTCGGTTCTTCCTGTACCCAGTCCACTTCGGTCGTGGCCGGATAGCGCGACAGCACTTCGCGGATCTCGGCGAGGGGGAAGGGGTAGAGCTGTTCGACGCGCACGATCGCGACGTCGTGGATGTTGCGCTCGGTGCGGTCGGCGACCAGGTCGTAGTAGACCTTGCCGCTGCACAGCAGTACGCGACGCACGTGCTCGCGATCGATGTCGCCGGTCTCGTCGAGCACCAGGCGGAAGTCGACGTCGGTGAAGTCCTCGATCGTCGAGACGCAGAGGCGATTCCTCAGCATGCTCTTCGGGCTCATGATGACGAGCGGCTTGCGGAAGTTGCGTTTCACCTGGCGGCGCAGCACGTGGAAGAGCTGGGCCGGGCTGGTCAGGTTGCAGACCTGGATGTTCTGCTCGGCGCACAGCGTAAGGAAGCGCTCGAGGCGGCCGCTCGAATGCTCCGGGCCCTGGCCTTCGTAGCCGTGGGGCAGCAGCAGCACGATGCCGTTGGTGCGCTGCCACTTCGATTCGGCCGAGGCGATGAACTGGTCGATGATGATCTGGGCGCCATTGGCGAAATCGCCGAACTGGGCTTCCCAGACCACGAGGTTTCGCGGGTCGGCCGACGCGAAACCGTACTCGAAGCCGAGTACGCCGGCTTCCGACAGGTTGCTGTCGATCAGGTAAAAGCGGCTCTGCTCGGCGCTCATGTGGTCGAGAGGCACCCAGATCGAGCCGTTCTCCATGTCGTGGAGCTCGGCCTGGCGGTGGCTGAACGTGCCGCGGCCGGAATCCTGCCCGGAAAGGCGCACGCAGGTGCCCTCGAGCAGCAGCGTGCCGAGGGCGAGCATCTCGCCGCAGCCCCAGTCGATTCCCGCTCCCGAGAACACCATGTGCGTGCGCTCGGTGTAGAGCTTCGCGATTTTCGGGTGGGGCGTGAAGCCGTCGGGCTTGACGGCCACCGTGCGCGCGACCTCGCGAAGCAGGTCCGCCGACACGCGCGTCGTCGCCGACCAGTCTTCGCCCGCCCACGTGATCCCCTTCCAGACTCCGCCGAAGGAGAACACCTGCTGCTTGGGCATGAAGTCGCGCGCGTAATCGAGGGCCTTGTTGAACTCGGTGTCGATGCGCTCGACGATGTCGGAGACGCCGCGCTCGTCGAGCACGCCTTCGCGCACGAGGCGGTCGGCGTAGACGCGCGACACCGGCGGCATCGATGCGATCTTGCGGTACATCAGCGGCTGCGTGAACGTCGGGTCGTCGAGCTCGTTGTGGCCGTGGCGCCGGTAGCAGACGAGATCGACGAGCACGTCTTCGCGGAAGCGCGAGCGGAACTCCGCCGCGATGCGGCCCACCTGCACGACCGCTTCCGGATCGTCGCCGTTGGCGTGAAGCGTCAGCGCCGAAATCAGCTTGGCGACTTCGGTGGGATAACGCGTGAAGCGGTAGTCTTTGGGCGAAGTGGTGAAGCCGATCTGGTTGTTGACGATCAGGTGGATCGTGCCGCCGGTACGGAACGCGTCGAGCTCCGACAGGCCGAGCGTCTCCATGACGATTCCCTGGCCCATGAATGCCGCGTCGCCATGCATCAGCAGCGGCAGGACCATGCTGCAATCGGAATCGGCCAGGTAGTGCTGCTTTCCGGCGACGATGCCTTCGGCCACCGGGTTGATCGCCTCGAGATGGCTCGGATTGAACAGCAGCGACAGGTGGATGTCGGAACCGGACCTGGTGCGGTGATCGCGCGAATAGCCGAGGTGGTACTTGACGTCGCCGTCGCCCTGCACGCTCTCGGCGAGGAAGTTCCCCTCGAACTCGGAGAAGATCATCTCGTAAGGCTTGCCGAGGATGTGCGCGAGCACGTTGAGGCGCCCGCGGTGCGGCATGCCCATCACGACTTCGCGCGCGCCGAGGCGTCCGCTCTCCTCGACGATCTGGTGCGTGAGCGGCACCAGCGACTCGGCGCCTTCGAGCGAGAAGCGCTTGGCGCCGACGTACTTCTTGTGCAGGAACTGCTCGAACATGTTCGCGCGCAGAAGCTGGTCGAGGATCTCGATGCGCTCGGCCTCGCTCAGGCCCGGGCGGTTGCAGGAGGGCTCGATGCGCTCCTGGATCCACTCGCGCCTCTCCTTGCTCTGGAAGTACATGTACTCGATCGCGACCGTGCCGCAGTACGTCGCGCGCAGGTGCTCGATCAGCTCGCCGATGCGCACGACGGGCTTGGCCTTGAATCCCGGCACCTCGACCGCGCGCGAAAGATCGGCTTCGCTCAGCCCGAATTGCGAAAGCTCGAGCAGCGGATGCGAAGGCTGGTTTTGGCCGAGGGGATCGAGGTCGGCGATGAGGTGGCCGAGCTCGCGGTACGAGTGGATCAGGTCGAGAACGCTCGCCGTTGCCAGCGTTGCCGCGCCGCGGCGCGAGGGCCGAGGCGTTTCCTCTGCAGCAGGCGCCGCCTGTGCCGCTGCCGGCGAGCCGCCCGCCAGATCGAAGCCGGCGAAGAACAGGCGCCAGTCCTCGCCCACCGACGAGGGATCGGCAAGGTACTTTCGGTACAGTGCGTCGACGTAGTCGGCGTTGGAGATGTTTGCGAAATCGGGCTTGCTCATGACCTGGTTGCGCCGCTGGAGCCGGCGCGGACTTTGCGTAGACGTCGTGCACTCACCGAATCTGGGATGGTCCCGATTTGCCGGTGCGACGCAGGGCGCCCATTTTAAGCGGCATCGCGCTGTGGTTGCGAGCAGGCGCCGGCCGGCTGCCGCATCGAGTCGCGCAGCGATCGTCACCGCTGGCAGCCGCAGCGCCGCGGCAACGCGATCCGATTAGCGAGGCTTACGGTAAAGCCTGAGAAACCTTATGCTTTTTGGTGCGAGGGTCGCCCGGAGTTCCGGATGAAAACGACGAAGACATTCACCCGTCCCGAATTGAGGCAGCTGCGGCAACGCCTGGCCGAGGAGCCGGACTCGATCGCCGGCTCCGTCGACATCATCCAGGCGTTGCTCGACCAGGCGGAGTACGGCCTCGACTGCGCCGCGCTGCTCGAGGAAGCGGTGCGCTTTCCGGCCGAACCGTACACCGACGCCGAGGCCCTGGTCGCGAGGCTGACCGACGGTTTCAATGCGATCTGGAACCGCCACCATTGGTCGGCGGCCTGAAATTTCATACTTGAGACCAGCGCCGGTCCGGGTCACACTGCCGGTTCGTGCCCGTCCGGCTGCCGAATGGGGCCACCACCAACGATTTCCGCCGGATAGCCGCCGGCCGTGAAGGACACCGTGAAGCTCGAAACCGAGTTCGTGAGCCGCAGGGGAAGCTGGAAGAGCGCACTGGTTGCCGCTGCGACGGTCGCGATCGTGACCGCCGGCGGCCCGATTCTGGTCCTGCCCGCCCTGGCCGCCAAGGGCGACTGCTCCCAGCCGCTTTCGAGCGGGACCGGCCCATCGGCTGCCGACTGCGGTTTCGTCCTGCAGGCCTCGGTCGGATCCAAGACCTGCGAGCTGTGCGTCTGCGACGCCAACGGCAGCGGCACGCTGACCACCGTGGACGCGCTGGTCTGCCTCAAGGTCGCCGTCGGGCAGAACGTTGCCCTGTCGTGCCCGAGCTGCTCGTCAGGTACATCGACGACGACGACCCTGGTCGAGCGCGTATCGACGACCTCCACGTCCACGACGTCGACGACGACGACGATGCCCTTGCACTGCTCGAGCAATTCCGACTGTTCGTCGCTTCCGACCGCCTTCCGCTGCAACCCGAACGACGAGCTTTGCGAGAAGCCGTGCTTCAAGAACATCGACTGCCACGATTTCTACGA
This genomic window contains:
- a CDS encoding glycosyltransferase family 39 protein, translated to MPMRRSVVLFLVAALALRLAFVRWLTVPAPQIYADAMWYHAAAEQLAAGLGYIHHLTRQPTAAWPPGYPAILAAVYRVFGSDPSRAYLLNVVAGTATCWVAGRIAVAVSRPAAAAVTVALVALFPSQLLFCSLVMSETVFTLLLCILVLAAILLVQNSGARLDGRALRGWIVWGIGVGLASLVRAEAVVLLLVPPLVLVTTSNVKHGEATSTIDPRTAASRAGAALALFLLTAIGAATAELPWLVRNALLFGRFVPVSTSFGRTLLIGHNPVAEGDMNLYSPDPAADHRDLVSGGAAGELAVDQRREAAALQYIREHPGREIVLEGKRLFLMYRADRVWGEWYRPAPGSPATPSVVDALGRASNIFYWAVLLLAVPAAVRMLRDRDGPELVLIVTLLVWTAFFVIVLYGSERFHFPLVPLLCVLAADTIVTTTRRFGLHQ
- the odhB gene encoding 2-oxoglutarate dehydrogenase complex dihydrolipoyllysine-residue succinyltransferase, giving the protein MPADVVVPQLGESITEAEVLAWRKADGDAVAVDEIIVELETDKTTVELPSPAAGVLRILRDKGAVVKIGEVLARIEEADAAKAAPKAAAARRDSAGAKAAPATAGPSAMPAAVPAAAPAAAAASAAAARVAPPAATPSPAAASSAAPRLGRAARRAAEEQDVDPSSVRGTGPGGRVTKGDVAAAVETRGREAAPSPAPAATVQQRSTADDGEERTRMTRLRRTIADRLVAAQHTAAILTTFNEIDMSAAMELRARHKETFQKAHGVSLGFMSIFARACILALRDVPMVAAQIDGDEVVTRKSVHLGIAASTERGLVVPVVRNADAMTLAGLEREIGRLAALARDGKLEVADLSGGTFTISNGGVFGSLLSTPILNPPQSGILGMHKIEKRPVVVADQIVIRPMMYVALSYDHRLVDGREAVTFLVRVKERVEDPSRLLLEI
- a CDS encoding endonuclease/exonuclease/phosphatase family protein produces the protein MNLRLLAWNVHGLPAPLTRKRRARLRRIAAQVAREAPDLVTFEEAWGGSVRLLCRELPSYLPFFVRAPATVAAGGLLCLVRDNGNWRATARPRFRRYSLQAPAWKLWQGDGAAGKGALFVALDGPGGPLCLAATHLQSRYPGQPYRQVRVAQLRELARWMDEIGAATPILVCGDLNTPATDEEYPLLVAPLGTDLTTDAQGTGAVTNYPTRSSAAWIDYAIARLPRNCSARSSTRLILNDAADEPYSDHHGLVVDIEITGAGRSGESS
- the lpdA gene encoding dihydrolipoyl dehydrogenase — translated: MARQRYDLVVIGAGPGGYQAAIRASQLGLKTAIVEKDGTLGGTCLNVGCIPSKALLESSELYAQAREGLAVHGIKAGDVALDLGAMMARKRTVVDGLTRGVQGLMKKNKIDVWHGNATIAAAPPDGIVEVTGLNDAELETANILIASGSVPISLAHLPVDGKRIVNSTEALSFDAVPQRMLVVGGGAIGLELGSVWSRLGASVRIVELMDQIVPGTDRRSAQLLERSLKKQGIEILLQTSAVAAAVSGKGVKVTLEGKDGKRSDDTWDVVLVAVGRRAFTDGLALAEVGIDADERGRIRVSEHFETSKPGIFAIGDVVAGAMLAHKASEEGIACVERIAGVAGHVNYSAIPSVVYTWPELATVGLGEEAARAAGHDVKVGTFPFTATPRARCTGETDGAVRIVADAATDAVLGIHIVGANASELIAEAAVAIEFGATAEDIARSAHAHPTLAEAIKEAALGVDGRAIHI
- a CDS encoding 2-oxoglutarate dehydrogenase E1 component, which codes for MSKPDFANISNADYVDALYRKYLADPSSVGEDWRLFFAGFDLAGGSPAAAQAAPAAEETPRPSRRGAATLATASVLDLIHSYRELGHLIADLDPLGQNQPSHPLLELSQFGLSEADLSRAVEVPGFKAKPVVRIGELIEHLRATYCGTVAIEYMYFQSKERREWIQERIEPSCNRPGLSEAERIEILDQLLRANMFEQFLHKKYVGAKRFSLEGAESLVPLTHQIVEESGRLGAREVVMGMPHRGRLNVLAHILGKPYEMIFSEFEGNFLAESVQGDGDVKYHLGYSRDHRTRSGSDIHLSLLFNPSHLEAINPVAEGIVAGKQHYLADSDCSMVLPLLMHGDAAFMGQGIVMETLGLSELDAFRTGGTIHLIVNNQIGFTTSPKDYRFTRYPTEVAKLISALTLHANGDDPEAVVQVGRIAAEFRSRFREDVLVDLVCYRRHGHNELDDPTFTQPLMYRKIASMPPVSRVYADRLVREGVLDERGVSDIVERIDTEFNKALDYARDFMPKQQVFSFGGVWKGITWAGEDWSATTRVSADLLREVARTVAVKPDGFTPHPKIAKLYTERTHMVFSGAGIDWGCGEMLALGTLLLEGTCVRLSGQDSGRGTFSHRQAELHDMENGSIWVPLDHMSAEQSRFYLIDSNLSEAGVLGFEYGFASADPRNLVVWEAQFGDFANGAQIIIDQFIASAESKWQRTNGIVLLLPHGYEGQGPEHSSGRLERFLTLCAEQNIQVCNLTSPAQLFHVLRRQVKRNFRKPLVIMSPKSMLRNRLCVSTIEDFTDVDFRLVLDETGDIDREHVRRVLLCSGKVYYDLVADRTERNIHDVAIVRVEQLYPFPLAEIREVLSRYPATTEVDWVQEEPKNMGAWRFIFDRNHMIFDDQRMLYYVGREAAASPATGSYKKHQAELRQMLDNAFRPSRAQSVSWVSHAG